The Isorropodon fossajaponicum endosymbiont JTNG4 genome segment TTTATATCCTTTTCAACACCGTACTGAGTTGTCACTGTAGCGCCTAATAAGAATACAGCAGTACCAATATGAGCAAAAATCATGCCAATAAAAGCAAGACTCATACTGCCTTTTTGGCTTAACCTTTGAAACAAAAGCACCAGTGAATGTGTCACTATCCAAATAAACAAAAAGACGGCTAATAAAACTGAGATATTATCAGCCAATAACGCACTAATAACAAACAACAAACCAACACCTACCCACACCCACTTTAATAAACCCGCTATCCTTTGCGTGGCGTCTTTCTTCCAACGCAAAAAGGGGACAATCACCATAACCAAGACTGCTGGAATCATAATAGGTACGAACACTGCACTAAAATAAGGCGCGCCTACTGAGATTTTACCCAAACCTAATGCATCTAATAGTAGCGGATAGAGCGTGCCTAAAAAGACACTTAACATTGCTGCCACTAATAAGATATTGTTAACTAGTAAACCGCTCTCTCTTGACAAAAGAGAAAAGGTATTATTACTTTGCATGAGTGAAGCTCGCCAAGCATATAACGCCAACGAACCACCAATCACAATCACTAAAAATATCAAAATAAACAAACCTCTAGCAGGGTCAGCAGCGAATGAGTGTACTGAAGTAAGAATGCCTGACCTGACTAGAAATGTGCCTAATAAACTTAACGAAAAACCAGAAATGGCTAATAGTACAGTCCAATGTTTAAATGCACCGCGCTTCTCGCTCACGCTTAAAGAGTGCACCAATGCTGTTGCCACCAACCATGGCATAAATGAGGCATTTTCCACCGGATCCCAAAACCACCAACCGCCCCAACCAAGCTCGTAATACGCCCACCAAGAACCAAGTGTAATGCCAAATGTTAAAAATGCCCATGCGATTAATGTCCAAGGGCGTGACCACCGTAACCAAGTAGAATCTAGCTGCCCACGAATAAGTGATGACAAGACAAAGGCAAATGGAACCGCCATCCCCACATAACCCATATATAACATGGGTGGGTGGATAATTAAGCCAAAATCTTGTAGCAAGGGATTAAGCTCTCGTCCTTGTATTGGCACGATATCTAGGCGCTCAAAAGGATTAGAGGTTAATAGCAAAAATAACAAAAAACCGATACTAATTAAACCAAGAATAATAAGAATATGGTTTAACACTTCAGCAGGTAAACGTTTAGAGAAGACAGATACTGCTACGCTCCAAGCGGCTAAAATCAAGGCCCACAGCAACAAAGAGCCTTCGTGTGCACCCCAAACGGCTGACATCTTAAAAATACTGGGTAGTTGTGTATTTGAATTATTTGCCACATATTTAACAGAAAAGTCATCAACCAAAAAGGCATTCATGAGAATGACAAAAGCGATTAAAATCCAGAAAAATTGCATCCATAACAAGGGTCTGGATAAGCCAGAAAGCGCGGCGTCGTGTTTAATTATGCCTATAGCGGGTAAAACAACTTGTAACAACGCAAACACCAAAGCAAACACTAATGCAAAATGTCCAATTTCAATTAACATAGATGGTTTGAGTTAAATAAACTCATTATAACGCAAAATGTCTAATTTCAATTAACATAGATGGTTATGGATTGAATAAATCTATTATTTTATTCAATCCACCGAAGTTAATGGCAATATTGGCATGTTTCATAACGCTAGGCTTGGCGTGATAAGCAACACTCAATCCAGCAATATGCATCATGTTTAAGTCATTAGCGCCATCACCCACTACAATAACCTGGTTATACAACAAGCCTTGTTTATCGCACAATTCCTTAATGAAATCCGCCTTAGCCTGTGCATTAATCATCAAGCCTTCTATAACGCCAGTTAATTGGTTATTTTCAACCGCTAGCACATTAGCACGTGCATAATCTAGTGCTAAATCTTGAGCCAAGCGATTGGTAAAATAAGTAAATCCACCTGAAACAACTGCCGTTTGAATAGACTTGGTTTTAAGAAATGAGATAAGCGCCCTACCACCAGGATTAACCGCTAAACGCTGAGTATAAACCTTGTCTAACACATCAGCACTAAGCCCTTTTAACAAAGCAACACGCTCGATTAAAGAGTCATCAAAATCCAATTTACCTTGCATGGCAAGCTCGGTAATGACAGCTACTTGTGATTTAATATTGGCAAAATCAGCAATTTCATCAATGCATTCAATATTAACCAAGGTTGAATCCATGTCACTAACAAACAATTTAATGTTAGAAAAATCAATCTCAGGCAAGTGGTTAAAATCAGTTTGATGTTGTTGTCTTAAATCATCAAGATTGACCAGTGCCATTTGATGGCGAATATGAGTGTTGAAAACTTGAAAATTGCTTGAAATTTGCTTAGCAATATTTTCATCTAGACTGTGTTGAATAGTAATTTGCATGCTCAAATTAACAACCTAATATTGGTGCGGAAGGAGAGACTCGAACTCTCACGTCTTTCAACACTGGAACCTAAATCCAGCGTGTCTACCAATTCCACCACTCCCGCATTTGAATCTAACACCCTCTCAGGGAGTTTGAAGATTTGAAATTATACCTAATTAGTGTTATAGTGACGACTTTTAAAACATGAAGGAGTAAGCATGACAGTTAATAACGTCGTATCAGCAATGGCTGGTGTTATTATTATGATTTCACTACTATTAGGTGCACAAGCAATCAGTCCATTTGCTTATAATTCTAATTGGTTGTGGTTAACTGCATTTGTTGGTTTTAACCTGTTTCAATCAGCGTTCACAGGGTTTTGCCCAGCAGCAATTATTGCAAAAAAATTGGGCGCTAAATAACCACACTTACGCGCAAGCCTTACTAAATAAGTAAGGCTTGTAATTTCTATTATTTTTTAGATGGTGCGACTTTTGGCATCAAACCAATTCAGTTTTTCTCTTAATGTCACCACCTCGCCAATAATAATCAAAGTGGGGGCGTGAATGGTTTCATTTTCTACTAAGTCTGGCAATTCTTTTAGGGTTGTGATGTAAACCTTTTGCTCAGGTGTTGTGCCTTTTTCAACCAATGCCACTGGCATATCTGGGCGCATGCCATGTGTGATTAATTGCTCTGATAAATGTCTAGCGCCATTAAGTGCCATATAAAATACAATGGTTTGTTGTTCAACCGCTAGCTCGTGCCAAGGCAGATTCATACTGCCATCTTTTAAGTGCCCCGTTACAAAACGACAAGATTGTGAATAATCTCTATGCGTTAATGGAATACCTGAATAAGTAGAACAGCCAGAAGCTGCTGTAATACCAGGTACTACTTGAAAAGGTATGCCGTTTTCAGCCAATGTTTCAATCTCTTCACCACCACGGCCAAAAATAAAAGGATCCCCCCCTTTAAGACGACAAACTCTTCTGCCCTGTTTAGCCAAATCTACCAACAATTGATTAATATCGCCTTGTGGCACAGCATGATTATCGCGCTCTTTGCCAACATAAATCAGTTGCGCATCGCGCCTAACCAGCTCCATAACACCTTCTGAAACCAAACGGTCATACAAAACAACATCTGCCTGCTGCATAAGGCGCAAAGCTCTGAAGGTTAACAAATCAGGGTCACCAGGGCCGCCACCCACCAAGTAAACTTCACCCACTTGGGCTTTAGTGGCGCTATCAAGTTGTGCTTGTAAATCTACTTTGGCTTCCGATACTTTACCTGAGAATACTTTTTCAGCAATAATGCCAGAAAAGGCTTTTTCCCAAAAGTATCTCCTGTCTTCAATGTTGTTAAACTTTGCTTTAACTTTGTCTCTAAAATCGCCCGCTAATTCTGCCAATTTACCATACGCATGTGGCAATGTGCTTTCTAGTTTTGCACGGATTAGACGCGCCAATACTGGCGCTTTTCCTGCTGATGAGATGGCAATCACGATAGGAGACCTGTCCACAATTGAAGGCATAATAAACGTGCATAAATCTGGAGAGTCGACCACATTAACGGGAATATTGTTTTGATTGGCCAGCTCAGACACTTGCTTATTAAGACTGGTGTTATCTGTCGCTGAGACAATTAAAACTTGCCTCTTAATATCAGCTAGCTCAAAGCTCTTTTCAAGATAAGTAATTTTGTTGTCACTGGCTAATTTAGCCACATTTTTACAACTCTTTTTTGCAATACAAGTTACCTGCCCATGGGCTTTTAACAAAAGATTGATTTTGCGATAAGCAATATCGCCACCACCAATAACCAAACAAGGTTTTTGTTTAATATCAATAAAAATAGGTAGATAATTCACAGATTGTTTAGTGCTACTAATGAGTTGGCACAAGTAAAATAAAAGTTTATATTATAATGTTTTAATAATCTATATAGACACAAAACACTTATTGTTATGCCTAGTAAACACTATACCTGTCCTTTTTCCAACCTAATACTTAGTGGTAGATGCGGCTGTAAATTTGGTGCAAAAGATTGCATTGCAGAAAAAGAATTTGGCGCTTGTTTGGATGGCTCGTCTTCCAAACAATGCCAATCGTTGTATGCTCATTTGCGCGATAATAGCGATTTTGTCTTAAACACACACCATCAAAATAATTTATCAGTCGGGCAGCAATCAAAAATTAAAATGGGTGGCTTGTTGGCTTTGCAAGAAATTCTTAACACTGAAAACAGCAATCAAATTGAAGACATATCTAATCTGGTAAAAATTATCGAAGAGACATATATGGATTTTAAAAACATTCCCTTCTCAAAACTCATGCCTAGAATTGCACAATTCAAATTTAGGAAAAAACCTTAAATACTCAATATTTGTTTAACAAAGGGGATGGAAATGTTACTTTTTCTCTGTAGTGATGCTTTATCTAAAATACTAATTACGTTCAAAACATCGTTCAAATCGCGTGAAAAAACTTTGAATAAATAACGATACACTTTACTGTTTATATTGATATCCACCATTTTGCGCTCAATAATAAGAATTTTTTGCTCATCATTGAGTGTTTCCAGTGTGAAAGTAACTGCCAAAGACAGGCGTGTTTTTAAATCTTTTAATAGATTTAACTCATTAGGCAAACCGCTTGCAGAAATAATCAACTTAGTGTTGGTTGGTTTAATCCTGTTATATAAATCGAATAACGCCTGTTGTTGGATGGTGCTTAAATAATCAACATTATCAATACACATCCAATCAATAGGCACTAAATCACTTATTACCCCCTCTGGCAGCTCTTGCTTTATATCAATATAAATAACATCTAATTGTTCATCTAGTGCACTAAAAGCGCAACCTTGCAATAGGTGGGTTTTACCACTAGATTTAACACCTGAAATAAAGACAACAGCTGAGCCTTTTTGAGTCAATAATTGATTAAAAAAATCTAGGACTTGTTGATTTTTCTTGCCAATAAAATTGGACAATAACATTTTTGAATTTAATGAAAGTGGCAATCCAAGTTGATTCATTGGGAGTTTTTTTTCTCTTGCAAGATAACTTGTTCAACCCAAATCCACACATAATCTGCACCGCTAAGTACGGTTGAAGTGGCTACAATAATAAAGAAAATAGTGCTATATTGCGACAAGACTGGATACATTTGCACCATCACCAAAAATAAAACCAGTGCAATTTGCAATACAGTATTAATTTTTGAAAGTTTTGAGGGTGATAATAAATCACTTTTAGATGTGCCTGAGCCGATAAAACACCCAACTGTGCCTGAAACAATCATAAAATCACGCAAAAAAACCAACACTAATAACCATAGTGGCAATAATCCAATCACGTATAAGACCACAAAACTACTGACTAATAGCAACTTGTCTGCCATCGGATCTAAAATAGAGCCTAATCTACTTTGAAAGGAGTAGCGCTTAGCAATCCATCCATCCAGTGCATCAGTAATGCCTGCAATAAAAAACAGCACCATTGCCAAAAAATATTGATGATTTAACAAAGTCATAACAACTGGCACTGTTAAAATAATGCGTAAAATTGAAAGCGCATTAGGCAATGAAGAAAAACTCATTTTTTTTATTTGCTGAAAAGAATTCAAAAGAAATTAATTATACGGAAAAACTGTCATGTCATCACTCTCATACCTTGACTCAGGCGTTGACATTACCAAAGGTAATGCACTAGTTGAACAAATCAAACCGATTGCTAAATCAACCTCCAGATCTGGAGTATTGGCTGGTCTTGGTGGTTTTGGTGCGATGTTTGAATTGCCCATTAATAAATATAAAAACCCAGTTCTAATTTCAGGTACAGATGGTGTTGGCACCAAACTTAAAGTGGCACAAATGTTAAATAAGCATGATACGATTGGCATCGATTTAGTTGCCATGTGCGTGAATGACTTAATTGTCCAAGGTGCTGAGCCGTTATTTTTCCTAGATTATTATGCAACAGGCAAGTTAAATACCAAGCTAGCCACATCTGTTATTCATGGCATTGGCGAAGGCTGCAAGCAATCAGGCTGTGCTTTAATTGGTGGTGAAACAGCTGAAATGCCAGGTATGTACCAAGGTGAAGAGTATGACCTTGCTGGTTTTTGTGTGGGCATTACTGATAAAGATAAAATAATTGATGGCACCAAAGTCACTAAAGGTAATCATATCATTGCCCTGGCATCTTCAGGTCCACACTCTAATGGTTATTCACTAATACGCAAAGTTCTGGCGCAATCAGACCCAACTGAGGCGCAATTAAGCGCGCTAATTGAGCCTACTAAAATTTATGTAAAATCAGTATTATCACTGATTGAAAAATTCTCAGTACATGCTATTTCACATATTACAGGTGGTGGCTTGTTGGAAAATATTCCTAGAGTATTGCCTGAAAACTTGAGTGCAAAACTTGACACTGACTCTTGGCAACTACCCAGTATTTTTCAGTTTTTACAAGACAATGGCAATATTGATATGATGGAGATGTATCGAGTATTTAACTGTGGCATAGGCATGGTTATTATTGTACCAGCGCAACAAAGCACTGACGCCATTCAACACTTAAACGAACTGGGCGAACATGCTTGGCTAGTGG includes the following:
- the purM gene encoding phosphoribosylformylglycinamidine cyclo-ligase, which translates into the protein MSSLSYLDSGVDITKGNALVEQIKPIAKSTSRSGVLAGLGGFGAMFELPINKYKNPVLISGTDGVGTKLKVAQMLNKHDTIGIDLVAMCVNDLIVQGAEPLFFLDYYATGKLNTKLATSVIHGIGEGCKQSGCALIGGETAEMPGMYQGEEYDLAGFCVGITDKDKIIDGTKVTKGNHIIALASSGPHSNGYSLIRKVLAQSDPTEAQLSALIEPTKIYVKSVLSLIEKFSVHAISHITGGGLLENIPRVLPENLSAKLDTDSWQLPSIFQFLQDNGNIDMMEMYRVFNCGIGMVIIVPAQQSTDAIQHLNELGEHAWLVGEITNNQGSQVII
- a CDS encoding HdaA/DnaA family protein is translated as MNQLGLPLSLNSKMLLSNFIGKKNQQVLDFFNQLLTQKGSAVVFISGVKSSGKTHLLQGCAFSALDEQLDVIYIDIKQELPEGVISDLVPIDWMCIDNVDYLSTIQQQALFDLYNRIKPTNTKLIISASGLPNELNLLKDLKTRLSLAVTFTLETLNDEQKILIIERKMVDININSKVYRYLFKVFSRDLNDVLNVISILDKASLQRKSNISIPFVKQILSI
- the cysG gene encoding siroheme synthase CysG, which gives rise to MNYLPIFIDIKQKPCLVIGGGDIAYRKINLLLKAHGQVTCIAKKSCKNVAKLASDNKITYLEKSFELADIKRQVLIVSATDNTSLNKQVSELANQNNIPVNVVDSPDLCTFIMPSIVDRSPIVIAISSAGKAPVLARLIRAKLESTLPHAYGKLAELAGDFRDKVKAKFNNIEDRRYFWEKAFSGIIAEKVFSGKVSEAKVDLQAQLDSATKAQVGEVYLVGGGPGDPDLLTFRALRLMQQADVVLYDRLVSEGVMELVRRDAQLIYVGKERDNHAVPQGDINQLLVDLAKQGRRVCRLKGGDPFIFGRGGEEIETLAENGIPFQVVPGITAASGCSTYSGIPLTHRDYSQSCRFVTGHLKDGSMNLPWHELAVEQQTIVFYMALNGARHLSEQLITHGMRPDMPVALVEKGTTPEQKVYITTLKELPDLVENETIHAPTLIIIGEVVTLREKLNWFDAKSRTI
- the serB gene encoding phosphoserine phosphatase SerB, with translation MQITIQHSLDENIAKQISSNFQVFNTHIRHQMALVNLDDLRQQHQTDFNHLPEIDFSNIKLFVSDMDSTLVNIECIDEIADFANIKSQVAVITELAMQGKLDFDDSLIERVALLKGLSADVLDKVYTQRLAVNPGGRALISFLKTKSIQTAVVSGGFTYFTNRLAQDLALDYARANVLAVENNQLTGVIEGLMINAQAKADFIKELCDKQGLLYNQVIVVGDGANDLNMMHIAGLSVAYHAKPSVMKHANIAINFGGLNKIIDLFNP
- a CDS encoding heme lyase CcmF/NrfE family subunit translates to MLIEIGHFALVFALVFALLQVVLPAIGIIKHDAALSGLSRPLLWMQFFWILIAFVILMNAFLVDDFSVKYVANNSNTQLPSIFKMSAVWGAHEGSLLLWALILAAWSVAVSVFSKRLPAEVLNHILIILGLISIGFLLFLLLTSNPFERLDIVPIQGRELNPLLQDFGLIIHPPMLYMGYVGMAVPFAFVLSSLIRGQLDSTWLRWSRPWTLIAWAFLTFGITLGSWWAYYELGWGGWWFWDPVENASFMPWLVATALVHSLSVSEKRGAFKHWTVLLAISGFSLSLLGTFLVRSGILTSVHSFAADPARGLFILIFLVIVIGGSLALYAWRASLMQSNNTFSLLSRESGLLVNNILLVAAMLSVFLGTLYPLLLDALGLGKISVGAPYFSAVFVPIMIPAVLVMVIVPFLRWKKDATQRIAGLLKWVWVGVGLLFVISALLADNISVLLAVFLFIWIVTHSLVLLFQRLSQKGSMSLAFIGMIFAHIGTAVFLLGATVTTQYGVEKDIKMDIDKPITMAGYDFIFKGVTRLSGQNYQGNKGHVEVYFEDKKISDLRPEKRQYVTGMPMTEVAIDPSLYRDIYIALGESLEGDSWSLRIYYKPLIRWIWLGGLLIALGALLAAFDKRYRLRVKG
- a CDS encoding YgaP family membrane protein, translating into MTVNNVVSAMAGVIIMISLLLGAQAISPFAYNSNWLWLTAFVGFNLFQSAFTGFCPAAIIAKKLGAK
- a CDS encoding CDP-alcohol phosphatidyltransferase family protein, which produces MSFSSLPNALSILRIILTVPVVMTLLNHQYFLAMVLFFIAGITDALDGWIAKRYSFQSRLGSILDPMADKLLLVSSFVVLYVIGLLPLWLLVLVFLRDFMIVSGTVGCFIGSGTSKSDLLSPSKLSKINTVLQIALVLFLVMVQMYPVLSQYSTIFFIIVATSTVLSGADYVWIWVEQVILQEKKNSQ